The Quatrionicoccus australiensis nucleotide sequence GACGATCGAGAATGCCGCAGTTGAGCAGGAACTGGCCCTGGCTGGTGTAACCGAGCAGTTCCAGGCCATTGCCGTGCGCCGCCGCAATAATGGCCGTGAAATCGACGTGGACCGTTACGTCCTGCAGCCCCGGCAAGTAGAACGGGTCCGGGTGCGCAAAGTGGCGGTAGTGACACATCAGCGTGCCGCGCGCCCGTTGCTGGTGATAAAACTCGCGGCGCGGAAAACCATAGTCGATCAGGAGCAGGGCGCCGCTTTGCAGGCGATGCCCCCATTCCGCCGCCCAGGCACGACAGGCGAGACTGATTTCACTCTCGAATCCGGGCGGCAATTGGCATTGTTCGCCGATCTCGCGGGCAGCGGCAAGCAATTCACCGGTCGCCGGTCGTTCTTCCCAGACGAAAGCACCATTGGCATCCAGGGCCACACCGCGCGCAAAAATGCCATCTTCACGCCAGGCCACAATATCCGCCGGCATCGCATCCAGCAGTTCATTGCCGATCACCACCCCGGAGAAATCTTCGGGCAGGGCATCGAGCCAGCGCACACGATCGAGCAGATGCGGCGCTTCGGCCGCCAGGGTCGCCTGCTGGCGCTGACGCAGGTCCGC carries:
- a CDS encoding class I SAM-dependent methyltransferase is translated as MDLPLPSPDAQAHSEKLTHAIQQQIVAACGWLSFASFMELLLYAPGLGYYTAGAHKFGAAGDFITAPGMTGLFGQALARQVAQIMAQSAPVVLEVGAGTGRLAADLLLELERLEALPASYCILDLSADLRQRQQATLAAEAPHLLDRVRWLDALPEDFSGVVIGNELLDAMPADIVAWREDGIFARGVALDANGAFVWEERPATGELLAAAREIGEQCQLPPGFESEISLACRAWAAEWGHRLQSGALLLIDYGFPRREFYHQQRARGTLMCHYRHFAHPDPFYLPGLQDVTVHVDFTAIIAAAHGNGLELLGYTSQGQFLLNCGILDRLGALPAATPDYIRAASAVNKLLMPHEMGELFKVIAIGRGLDEHSSEALCGFVSGDQSRRL